Proteins from a single region of Polyangium spumosum:
- a CDS encoding helix-turn-helix domain-containing protein: protein MAQRFNHEALLRARLELDLTQEALAASVGVDVRTYRRYESGEVNEGGFSVRQPARRKLLERLGAELGLDPADLVIEAAPEPPPPLAPPEPKLFRPEFVHTLQHAPFFVGREDILAELWAWVEAPEKREGPGVVALVGVGGAGKTAIAERLIARFGDGPRPGGVFVWSFYDDERTEVFLAHAVRYFAGAEAPAGERLERLCAALGSGPPHLVVLDGLETVQAAGGASRAHGELEDPLLRRLLISLARGLGAARALVTSRFLLGDLAPWADGGARTVKLGPLSATDAERLLRSWGANADGDALARVVRASGGHALSLAVAGSYAGAFLGGDLCPLDPLDLAEAARDDPLARRLARVLSAYAAALPAAERDLLARLSALSAGADEDALLALASASPRVAGALAGASAEVLRRALARLERLGLVFRAGGDPPRFSSHPFVRDHFRSLLTVAPSAVQAAMTPPSEGTLIFAPRQKPRDASRLDALEEVVRALVAAGKATEAYRVYSQTMGAFSHLGLVLGEMSRGARILRLFGETTDPASPATSLPFGWRLSLLYERGLYAGALGDLVFALRSYAEHNRLVEGTSETSHFITGLRTLAYTERLAGALSAARAHASRSLLLAESAGLSTHVTRALALHAAITHDLGDVSAAQAGFARLVAMGDARVARRGLWEAEHLLALGELSEVVEMTEANVAACERLGWAGHAAQGHVLLGLAVADVDPAGAERRLSAARTWVAVSGEVEMAARVHELAARIALARGALFEAAREALTGERLAEACGLALFRARLFALGLEVALARGDEEAAERAKDAPRRVLAEDAWGRADVLHWAGLCLASAGDAALAQRYLEEALATRERLGHPGQDATRRALRT from the coding sequence ATGGCGCAGCGGTTCAACCACGAGGCCTTGCTGCGGGCGCGCCTCGAGCTCGACCTCACCCAGGAGGCGCTCGCGGCCTCGGTCGGCGTCGACGTGCGCACCTATCGAAGGTACGAGTCCGGCGAGGTCAACGAGGGCGGCTTCTCGGTCCGGCAGCCGGCGCGGCGAAAGCTGCTCGAACGGCTCGGCGCCGAGCTCGGGCTCGACCCGGCCGACCTCGTGATCGAAGCCGCCCCCGAGCCTCCCCCGCCGCTCGCCCCGCCCGAACCGAAGCTCTTTCGGCCCGAGTTCGTGCACACGCTGCAACACGCGCCGTTTTTCGTGGGGCGCGAGGACATCCTCGCCGAGCTCTGGGCCTGGGTCGAGGCGCCCGAAAAGCGGGAGGGGCCGGGCGTGGTCGCGCTCGTGGGCGTGGGCGGCGCGGGGAAGACGGCCATCGCCGAGCGATTGATCGCGCGCTTCGGGGACGGGCCGCGGCCGGGCGGCGTGTTCGTGTGGAGCTTTTACGACGACGAACGCACGGAGGTGTTCCTGGCCCACGCCGTGCGGTATTTCGCGGGCGCGGAGGCGCCGGCCGGCGAGCGGCTCGAGAGGCTCTGCGCGGCGCTCGGGAGCGGCCCGCCCCACCTCGTCGTGCTCGACGGGCTGGAGACCGTGCAGGCCGCGGGTGGCGCTTCACGCGCCCATGGCGAGCTGGAAGATCCGCTCCTCCGCCGCCTGCTCATCAGCCTCGCGCGGGGCCTCGGGGCGGCGCGCGCCCTCGTCACGTCGCGGTTCTTGCTCGGCGACCTCGCGCCCTGGGCCGACGGCGGCGCGCGCACCGTGAAGCTCGGGCCGCTCTCCGCGACGGACGCCGAGCGGTTGCTCCGGTCGTGGGGCGCGAACGCGGACGGCGACGCCCTCGCGCGGGTCGTCCGGGCCTCCGGCGGGCATGCGCTCTCGCTCGCCGTGGCCGGCTCGTACGCGGGCGCCTTCCTCGGCGGGGACCTCTGCCCGCTCGATCCGCTCGATCTCGCCGAGGCCGCGCGGGACGATCCGCTCGCGCGCCGCCTCGCTCGGGTCCTCTCGGCATACGCGGCCGCCTTGCCCGCCGCCGAGCGTGACCTGCTCGCGCGCCTCTCCGCGCTCTCGGCCGGCGCCGACGAGGACGCGCTCCTCGCGCTCGCCTCCGCCTCCCCGCGTGTCGCGGGCGCCCTCGCCGGGGCCTCGGCCGAGGTCCTGCGCCGCGCGCTCGCCCGCCTCGAGCGGCTCGGGCTCGTCTTTCGCGCGGGGGGCGATCCGCCGCGTTTTTCGTCGCACCCCTTCGTGCGGGACCATTTCCGCTCGTTGCTCACCGTCGCTCCTTCGGCCGTGCAGGCCGCCATGACGCCGCCGTCCGAGGGCACCCTGATCTTCGCGCCCCGGCAAAAACCCCGGGATGCGAGCCGCCTCGACGCGCTGGAGGAGGTCGTCCGCGCGCTCGTCGCCGCCGGCAAGGCGACGGAGGCGTATCGGGTGTATTCGCAGACGATGGGAGCGTTTTCGCACCTCGGGCTCGTTCTCGGCGAGATGAGCCGCGGCGCGCGGATCCTGCGGCTGTTTGGCGAGACAACCGACCCGGCCTCCCCCGCCACCTCGCTCCCGTTCGGGTGGCGCCTCTCGCTCCTCTACGAGCGCGGGCTTTATGCAGGGGCGCTCGGCGACCTCGTGTTCGCCCTTCGCTCCTACGCGGAGCACAACCGCCTCGTCGAAGGGACGTCCGAAACATCCCACTTCATCACGGGTTTGCGTACATTGGCATATACGGAGCGCCTCGCGGGGGCGCTCTCGGCGGCGCGGGCGCACGCGTCGCGGTCGCTCTTGCTGGCGGAGTCGGCCGGGCTCTCGACACACGTCACGCGGGCCCTCGCGCTTCACGCGGCCATCACCCACGACCTCGGGGACGTCTCCGCCGCGCAGGCGGGCTTCGCGCGGCTCGTGGCGATGGGGGACGCGCGGGTCGCGCGGCGGGGGCTCTGGGAGGCAGAACACCTCCTCGCGCTCGGAGAGCTCTCGGAGGTGGTCGAGATGACCGAGGCCAACGTGGCCGCCTGCGAGCGCCTCGGCTGGGCCGGGCACGCGGCGCAGGGGCACGTGCTGCTCGGGCTCGCCGTGGCCGACGTGGACCCGGCCGGGGCCGAGCGGAGGCTCTCCGCGGCGCGGACGTGGGTCGCGGTCTCGGGCGAGGTGGAGATGGCGGCGCGCGTACACGAGCTCGCGGCGCGGATCGCGCTCGCGCGGGGGGCTTTGTTCGAGGCGGCGCGGGAGGCGCTCACCGGCGAGCGGCTCGCGGAGGCATGTGGGCTGGCTCTCTTTCGGGCGCGGCTCTTCGCGCTTGGGCTCGAGGTCGCGCTCGCGCGGGGCGACGAGGAGGCGGCGGAGCGGGCCAAGGACGCGCCGCGCCGGGTCCTCGCCGAGGACGCCTGGGGCCGCGCGGACGTCCTGCACTGGGCCGGGCTCTGCCTCGCGAGCGCGGGGGACGCGGCGCTCGCCCAGCGGTACCTCGAAGAGGCGCTTGCCACGCGGGAGCGTCTCGGTCATCCGGGGCAGGACGCGACCCGACGCGCGCTTCGGACATGA